From the genome of Triticum aestivum cultivar Chinese Spring chromosome 3B, IWGSC CS RefSeq v2.1, whole genome shotgun sequence, one region includes:
- the LOC123066083 gene encoding protein ORGAN SIZE RELATED 1 yields MERRAARRSSAHHSRMQMPPAPVGQKQHQQTQTQRRGGSKSCQRTPPPPGCFTIQLLMVFLWVAASLAFLPLVLPPLPPPPLSLLLLPVCLLAVLAALAFVPLDAHSNVVGGGSSCL; encoded by the coding sequence ATGGAGAGGAGAGCGGCGAGGAGAAGCTCCGCCCACCACAGCCGAATGCAGATGCCGCCGGCGCCGGTGGGGCAGAAGCAGCACCAGCAGACGCAGACGCAGCGCCGCGGGGGGTCGAAGAGCTGCCagagaacgccgccgccgccgggctgcTTCACCATCCAGCTGCTCATGGTGTTCCTCTGGGTGGCCGCGTCGCTCGCCTTCCTGCCGCTCGTGCTGCCGCCGCTACCCCCGCCGCCGctctcgctgctgctgctgcccgtgTGCCTGCTCGCCGTCCTCGCCGCGCTGGCCTTCGTCCCGCTCGACGCCCACAGCAACGTCGTCGGCGGCGGCTCGTCTTGTTTGTAG